In Candidatus Methylomirabilota bacterium, the genomic window CCCGGAGGACGTTGAGGGCCATCGGCCCCCCCATGTTGCCGAGCCCGATGAAGCCGATCCGCATGCGCGCCTCCTCTCCTCGAACCGCGGGCCAGCTATACTAGCGCGGCGCCGGGCGGGATCACACCCTGACCTCGGGAGGTCACATGGCGATCATCCGCATCTACACGGGTCCTGACGGCAAGTCGCACTTCGAGGACATCGAGCCGCGCTTCGAGTCACGCGGCGACAAGTCCGAGAGCGCGGAGCTGATTCCACGGAGCGGCATCGTCATTCGCCGCTTCGAGACGAAGCGGTCCAATCCCTGGCATCACGCGCCGGGGCGCGCGGCGGTGTTCACGCTGCGAGGCGCGGTGGACATCGAGATCGGCGACGGCACGGTGCGACGCGTCGGCCCCGGCGACATCCTGATCGCCGAGGACCTGAGCGGCCAGGGGCACGCCACGCGTGAGGTCGGTCCCGAGCCGCGCGTCTCGATCTTCGTGCCGCTCGGCTGAAGCCCGCCCCAGGCGGCCGCGTCCTCGGCGCCCTCGGCGGGAGCGGTCACCGGTCTCGGAACTCCGGAGCGATCTCCGTGATGAACCGATCGAGGTCGCGCCGCAGCTCGTCGAGCGGCCTGAACATGGTCGGGACGAACAGCACGGTCCCGCCGGCCGCGCGGAGCTGCCGGAGGCGCTCGCGGATCTGGTCGGCGGTCCCGGCCAGGCAGGTGTCGCGCGCGTCCGCGGCGTGGCGGCCCATGCGCGTGGCGATCGTCTGGGCGAGGCGCTCGACGTCCTCCTTCTTGTCGGTCACATGCAGGGCCATGTTCACCGAGCGCGTGATCCTCTTCGGGTCGCGGCCGACGGTGGCGCAGTGCTCGTCGAGGATGGCGCCCTTCCGCGCCAGGACGCTCGGCCCGCCCCAGACGTTCCAGTGGTCGGCGTGCTTGGCGACGATGCGCAGGGTGACACGCTCGCCGCCGCCGCCGACCATCAGCTCGGGGTGCGGCCGCTGCACGGGCTTCGGGTCGAGGGGAGCGTCGGAGAGTTGGTAGTAGCGGCCTTTGAGGGTGCTGCGGCGCTCGGTCCAGAGCGACGTGATTACCTGGCAGGCCTCGTCGAGCCGCTCGAGCCGCTCGCGCATCGTGTGGAACGGGATGCCGTAGGCTTCGTGCTCGTTCTGCTGCCAGCCGGCGCCGAGGCCGAGCAGGAGCCGGCCGCCCGAGATGATGTCGACCTGCGCGGCCATCTTCGCCACGACGGCCGGATGGCGGTACGTGTTCCCGAGGACGATGGT contains:
- a CDS encoding TIGR03560 family F420-dependent LLM class oxidoreductase, translated to MRFGVFTSMGMQTWSGVVDLWRHLERTGWDIACVTDHFMPNTPEREGPMLESWSTLSALAALVPRMRVGTIVLGNTYRHPAVVAKMAAQVDIISGGRLLLGLGAGWQQNEHEAYGIPFHTMRERLERLDEACQVITSLWTERRSTLKGRYYQLSDAPLDPKPVQRPHPELMVGGGGERVTLRIVAKHADHWNVWGGPSVLARKGAILDEHCATVGRDPKRITRSVNMALHVTDKKEDVERLAQTIATRMGRHAADARDTCLAGTADQIRERLRQLRAAGGTVLFVPTMFRPLDELRRDLDRFITEIAPEFRDR